CGCGACGACATGCGTGCCGGCCCACACGGCGACCGTCAGCGCGAGCGCCACGATAGTTCCGAGTGCGCGTCTCATGGCATTCACCGCACTCATGGCGATTTCGTCGGCGGAGTGGGTTTTTCCGCCGAGGCATCGGTGTGGAACGGGTCCTCTATGCCGCGCACGGGCCGCCCGCGTTCGAGCGCCACGACGCGCCGATGGCGCACCTCCTCGCAATAGCGGTCGATCGCCGGGTTGATGCGGTCGAGCACGAATCCCGGAACGACGCCGAGGACGAGGACCGCGAGGAGAAGGATCGTGATCGGCGCCGTTTCTCGCCAGCTCATCGTGCGCTTCGCGAGGCGTACGTAGGCGACGGGCGGCGCGGCGTCTGGCGCGGCGCGACGCTGCAATGCGATCAGCGCGACCGTGATCGGCGCGAGGCCCAGCGCGCCGACGAAGGTCAGGCCGGGCAGTTCGTCGAACGCGCCGGCGAGCGTGAGCACCTGCGCCACGAATCCGGCCGTTCCCGGCATGCCGGCGAGGGCGAGGATCCCGATCGCCGCCATCGTCGTCAGTTGCGGCATCTCGGTCGCCACCGTCGCCAGCGACCAGTGCCCGCGCGCCGAGAGCGCGGCCAGCACGAGGAACAGCGCACCCATGACGAGCCCCTGGCTGAGCATCAGCACCATCGCGCCCGCGACCGCGGGTCGCGAGAGGCTGACGAGACCCACGACCATCAGCGAGCCGAGCGCCGTGCAGATGTGCGCGAACATGCGGACCGGGTCTTCGTCGGTGTAAGCGAGGAACCCCAGATACACGAGGCCGATCGCCGCGAACCAGCCGGCGGGCGGCCCGAGCGCGGCGGATGCGTCGGGGAAGAGAGGAAATGCGAATCGCCAGATGCCGTATGCGGCGAGATACGACACGAACGGATAGAGCAGCGTCGCCACGGTCGGCGGGCTCGCGGCCGCAAGCTCGGTGGACCACCGATGGGCGGGCACGAGGCCGATGCGCCCCCCGAAACCCGCCACCATCGCCAACGCAAGGGCTTGACGATCCGACCCGGACACCTCGATCGCCGCCGACACCAGCCGGGGCAGATCAAACCCCGCCCCTCCCCCGATCCAATGCAGATGAAACGCGACGAACCACAACGGCAGCGCGAAAAGCACATGCCACACGCACGCCCGGCGCACCGCGCCGGCCGCCTCGACGCGGCTCGACGCCGACGCGATCAGCAGCAGCGCGAGCGCGGTGTCGGAGGCCGCCAGGAACACGAACAGGTCGGTCGAGAGAACCGCGGCGAGCGCGGCGCCCAGCGCGCCGAGCGCCAGCGGTTCGAATCGCTCGCGCCGTTCACGGGGAAAGAGCATCACGACGAATCCGAGCCCGGTGAACAAGGACGCAAGCAGCAACGCAACGCCGTCGGCCGCGGGCGCCCAGCGCACCGACCATGCGGCCACGAGCGAGCGCGCCGGGGCGTCGATCCACTGCGTGGCCGGGTCGTCGATCTGCGGATGATGTCCCGCGAAGAGCGTCAACGCGACCGCGAGCGAAGCGGCGCACGCGGTCGCGGCGACGGACGCACGCCCCGTGGCGAAGCGCGCGGGAATCAGGGCGCACACGACGGCGCTCACGAGCGGGATCACGACGATGGCGTCGAGCGCGGTCATGTGCTCACCCGACCTGCCGCCAGACGGCGAGCGCGACCAGCAGCGCGACCAGGGCGATGGCGACCGCGCCGGTGGGACGCGAGCCGATCCGTGACACCGCGCCGGCCGCAGCGAGCGCCGCCTTCGCCGGGCTCTCCGTCAGATGACGCAGCAATGTGTCGTCGAGAAACTCGCGAAAGAACGACCCGACGTGGCGATACGCGCGCGCTTCCATCAGGTCCGCTTCGCGCCCGGCGCGCGCATATCCCGCCAGATGCGTCATCGAGACGATCGCCGCGAGGCCGCAAACGAGGGCGAGCACCGACGGCGGGACGGACTTCACGAGCGCGTCGAGCCGCCAGCCCACGTAGACCATTGCACCGAGCGGCGCGACCGCGTTCGGCATGCCCGGTCCGCTGCGGATCGCGACGCCCAGCAGAAGGAGCGCCGCGCCCGCGCGCATCGAGATCGCCGGACCGGCGGACGCGAGCGTCTCCGCCGCGATGCCCTTATAGGACAGCGTCCCGAGCGCGGCGTAGATGAGCAGGGTGCCGATGATCGCCATGGCGTCGCCCGCGCCATGAATGAGCAGGACGTGCAGGTGGCGTTCGTGATCGGTGTCGGGACGCACCCGCCACCAGTGGGCGATCGCGGACAGCGGTCCCATGGCGACAAGCGCCGCGACGACCGGAATCAGATTGTCGGACAGCACGAAGAGCAGGTTGGCGGTGAGCATCGCGGCGAGTGCGCCGCGCAGGCGCTCATCCCATCCGCGCCGCCATGCAACCCACTGTTGCGCGGACCCGACGAACGCAAGTCCGAGGCAGATGACGCCCGCAGCCGTGTCCATGCGCAGGCTGAAATCGGCGTGGAGCGATCCGGCCGAGAACCAGTCGCCGTAGTAGACGTAAAGCTGGGCTGCTCCGAGCGGAACGAAAAACCGCCGGTACACGATGCCCGCCATGATGACGACGCATAGCGATGTCGCGATCGGCGCGGCCGCGCCGAGCAGCCGCCCTGGCCGGGAGCCGCGTCCGGGCGAGAGCGACGTGAGCACTCCGCCCAGCAGCGGAAGGCCGAATAAAGCGACGAGCAGCCAGTCCATGGAGCCCACCCGGAGGGCTTGCGAAGCGCCGAGCCCCGAAGACACGAACACCCGCCCCGATATCGGGCGGGTGTCCTTTCGAGGAGCCGATCAGCCCCTGATTCACGTCGCTCGCAGCCAGTCGGCGAACCCGACCGGAACCGCGGCGGCGATCATTTCACGGTGACGAGCAGCGTCGCGACGCCGCGATCGAAGTGCGTCGCCTTGATGCGGACGACGTGACCCGTGTCGGTGGTGAACAATCCCAGATCCACCGGACGCAGCTTGGCGGCCGCGTGCACGAAGCGCTTGATGTCGCCCTGGTTGAAGTAAACGTTGCCGAAGTCGGTGGGAAGGGTATAGGTTTCGAGCACCTTGCCCATCAGCATTTCAACTTTTTGTGCCGACGCCGCGTGCGCCGTCGCGCCGATCGCCGCCGTCACCATCATCACCACGACCAAGGCCAGGGCAAACCGTTTCATGGTGCCTCCCGTCTCGCCGACACGCGGTCGGGTTTTTTAGGAAGAATCCGAGCGTTTTTATCACCTTAACGCGAGAACGGTCAAGCTGAATCGAGGGTTTACGCCGGGCCCGTCACTTCGTCTCGGTGGGAGCCGGTCCGGAAGGACTCGCTGAAGGCGCGGGCGCCGCCGCCGACGGAGCAGGAGGCGAACTCGGCACGGGCGGCGATCCCGGCGCCGCGGGCGCGACCGGGACCGGGGGCGCGACGGAAGCCGCACCCTCGGGCGAAGCTCCCGCGGGAACGACGGACGTAACCGCCTTCGGCGCGCGCGGCGCGGGGCCCGCGAGGAGAATCTTGGTCCCTTCGTTCACGCCCTCGACGGCCTTCCCGCCGTCCTTGACGAGAAATTCATACTTCTCGGACTCGCCGTTGATCGCCACCACGTAATGCACCAGCGTGCATCCCGCGCAGTCCGACGGGCCGGGGTACGCGCGCCATCCCTTTTCGTCCACGCGCGCGCCCTTGCCGCGCATCCCGGCCAAACCCTTCGCGATTCGCTCGCTCAACTTGAGGCCATCGCCGACGGTCCAGTTCTGGACCGTGTCGATGGGACCTTTCGCCTGTTCGGTGGGAAGCGATCCGTCGTCCACGGGTTTCTGACACGCGCCGAGCACGGCGACGAGAACGACGGCCACAAAGAGAAGTCGAAGCGTCTTCAAGAATGCCCCCAATATCGCCCTATGAGGGCGAAACGCGATGTCCCATGTCGAATCGCGCCACCATATCGAAAGGTCCGGGGCGGGTCAAACCGGTGTCGGGCAATTCCGACCGCGGACTGACGCGAACCGAGAGTTTCGGCGGGCCGTTCGACTCAGTCTCGCGTGTTCGGGTTCCGGAGGTGTTCCAAGGCAGCGGCAATTCCAGAACGAATTTCGTCGCGCAGGTCCGGGGCAAGTTTTCGGACGGGATCGGGATGGTTCCACGGCGAGCGGTTCGGAACGGGATCATCAGAGGGGTTTCGGGGAATGAGATGGAAATGGACGTGCGGCTCGGCGTTGCCGAGAATCGCGTAGTTGACTCTCGGGACTTTCATCGCGATCGCAATCGCGCGCGCCGCGTGTCGGGCATCGAGAACGAATTCGAACGCAAGCTTTTCCGGGATCAGGGCGAAGTCCTCCGCGTGGTCGTTGAGCGCGAGAATGCAGCGGCCCGGAAAGCGCGCGTCGTTATAGAGTCCGAGCGTGGACACATCCAGTGCAGCAATCGGCAGCCAGAGCGAAAAGCCGCACTGCGCGCACGCATTCGAGTGCGCGGCGGACTCAGCGTTCCGAGAGAGCGAGCTGGACATCGATGCGAATCCCCAAGGCTTCGGCAACTCGAAACGCCGTTTCGAGCGACCAGCGCTGGTGAGCGAAAAGCATCTCGGCACCCGAAGGAACCATTTGGAGCCGATCCGCGATGTCGCGCGGCGTCTTGTTCGCGCGCTTCAACTCTCGGTCCACCTCCTCTCGAATCTGATCAAGGATTTCCACTTCTCTGGGCGTTGACTCGTGAATGACAGGCGCCATGGATTGCCACCTCCTTGAAATCGCATCGGCACGCGCGTCAGAAACTCAAATACTTCCGGCTTTTTTCCTTCAGCAATCCGGACTCGAAAAATAACCGTTCGAGACTCGGCTGCAGTCGCTCCTGTGCCATTTTCCGAAAACGGTCGAACTCCGGAACGATTCCGCTATCCGCAGGGGATTCCACCTTCCGCACTCGTATTCGGAATTCGTCTTGCCCGAGGGCTCCCACGAACTCTTCGGCAACTTCCAGCACGGTTCTGAGATCCTCGTCAAACGGCTTCTCCAAACGGGAGTGGAGCTGGGCCAGGCGCGCAAGCGGCGGCTTCCGAAATTGGTCGTGAAGCCACACGCGCGCCGGGTCTTCCGTGAGAAGCAAAGACGCCATGGTCCCGGCGAACGTCAGTTTTCTCGTGATGATCAGTTTTAGATAGCGCAAGCCCCAGTCGGGTTTGAGCATGTCCCACCGCTTCGCCTGATAGTCCACCGCCAGCGTGCGCCAGTAGCGAATCGTGTCGTTGATCAAGAATCTCGGTGGACCGTTTTTATGTGGATTATCATGTAAATAACGTCCGATAATGGATTGTATAAGTTGATCCCACAAGTCAGGTCGGTAGATCGACCGGCTCTCTTCGTAGAGTAAGACCCTGCGCGTCTGCGTCAGGTTCGTGTCCTGCTCCAATCCTATTCGCTCGAACAAGTCCGCCGCCGCGACGACCTTTCCGAAAATGCCTGTCGCGCCAGGTGCTTTCAAAGCGGTTTCTTTAGAATAATTGTTTACGAAATTATCCATGCTTTTCAGCAGCTTGTGACTGAAATCCAAGTGTCCCATGGGGGGAAGGGCGTAGGCGATGACGAGATAGTCGACATCGCTACCCACGGTGACTTCGCCCCGAGCCACGGAGCCAAGTACGACCACGTCATAGGGGCTTTCGTCGCCGGCCGGCGGGCAAGCCTTCGTCAACTCGGACTCTGCGTCGCGGACGATTTGGTCTGCGCGTACGGCTGCCGATTCCAAATGGTCGACGGATATGTCGAGAGCCTCCGCAGCCTCGCGGATGTCCGAATGCAGTGCGCTTGGCATGGTCAAACCCGTTTACCACGCGGACCTCGCCCATGTCCACGTTTTCGATCCCTCAATTCCAAGTGTTGGCGGCTACGCCGGAGGCTAGTATAACATGGCAGCGGTTCGATCGGAGACAGCCATGACCGACGCCCCACGCGGGACCGACGCGCCGCGCATCATCGACGTGTGGATGCAGCACCCCAACCTGGCGTTCGCCAATCACCCGATCTTCGAATCGCTGCGCCGCTGGATGGGCGTCACCTCGTTTGTCGACACGGTCCCCATCGAGGTCACGCTCGGCGCGATGGACGCCGCCGGAATCCAAAAGGGCCTCATCTGCGCGTGGTGGGGACCGGGCGGGCCGCTCATCACGAACGACGAGGTCGCCGCGCTCGTCGCCGCGAACCCGGATCGCTTCGCGGCTGTCGCCTCGGTGGATCTGTATCGCCCGATGGAAGCGGTGCGCGAGCTGCGCCGCTTGGTCAAGCAGCGCGGTTTCATCGCCGTTCGGCAACTCCCGTGGTTCTGGAACCTGCCGCCGACGGACCGCCACTTCTATCCGATTTACACGGAGTGCGTGGAGCTGGGGATTCCGATCTGCGTGCAGGTGGGGCACACGGGGCCGCTGCACCCCTCCGAACCGGGTCGGCCGATCCCGTACATCGACGAGGTCGCTCTCGATTTTCCCGAACTCACCATCGTCTGCGGCCACATCGGTTACCCGTGGACGCAGGAGATGATCGCGGTGGCCACCAAGCACCCAAATGTGTACATCGACACTTCGGCTTACACGGTCCGCCGCTATCCGCGCGAACTCGTCGAATACATGCGCACCAACGGCAAGCGCAAGGTCCTGTTCGGGTCCAACTATCCGATGATCGCGCCGACGGTCTGCCTGGAACACCTCGACGATCTCGGTCTCGACGATGAGCGCCGCGAGCTGTTTTTGTGGGGCAACGCCGAGCGGGTCTTCCGGATCGGGGCGTGAGATCGGCGCCAGAAGTCGGAGACTTCGGGAAAAAGCGCAGGATTTTCAAAGACTTGACAATTTACTCAGGTTATTGAGTAATTTACCTCAGGACATTGAGCAGATTGTCGAAGAGGCTTCGACACCGACCCGGCCCTACTCGTCCTCGTCGAGATCGCCGGGGGCGCGGTCCTGCACGTAAGGTTCGCCGCGCTCCAGCGCGCGCTGCGCCCGGGCGAGTTCGACCCCCATGTAGGCCGCGTGGTCCATTCGCGACACGTGGTTTCGCGCGAGCGATTCCAGGTAGATCCACTGCGCGTCGATCCCCTCGATCACGTCGCCCAGCAATCCTTCGGCGCTGTAATGCTCGAGCACGATGCACCCGCGCGCGCGGTCCGGGTAAATGACGAGGAAGCCTGCCGGGTCCTTCACGAGCTTGCCCGGGCGGCCCGCCACGATGGCCGCAGGCCGTGAATAGCCCGCCACGCCCTCGAAGGGGCCCGGGTTGCGAGCGGCCAGTTCTCCGGCGAGCGACGCGATCGCATCCGCGTCCGCGAGCCCCACGCGGTCGATCATCTCGACCTGATTTCGGAACAGTTCGATCTGTTCACGGGTGACGTTGCGCAGCACCGCGCGCTTGCCCGGCGCGCCCACGATCGCGCCGTCGCCGTTCACGCCGTTTTTCGCGAGGGCGAGCAGGCTGCGTCCGGGAAAGTGGCCCACCGCGCGTTTCGCATCCTCGCCGCACACGATCAGAAAACGCAGGTGCGGTTGCGCGAGCGTATTCGCGATCACCCGTTCGATGCCGAGGTTCTCCGTGTACATCGTCCCCGCCATTGCGATGTGGGGCGACGCCGCGCGCTCGATCTCGGCGGGGAGGTCGGGGCTGCCGAGCGTGCACACCGCGACGGGCGCGCCCGTGTTGAGCAACCGGTAGTCGCCGGGCAGCGGCGGCTCGCCGGCGTGCGCGGGCTTGATCGGCGAGGGCGGGCCATCCGGCCCGAACAGAGCCAGCGCCTGCACGGGCCAGCACTCGGCGCAGCCCAAACAGTCGTACCGCCGCGGCTCCATCGCGAGCACGGCCTCGTCGAGCAGATCGGCGAGATGGGCGCGCACTCCATCGATCGCCGCGAGACCGGCGATCGATTCGGCGAGGCAACCGCACACGCGGCACTTCGGCGCGTCGATCGCGAGGCGCAACTTTTCGCGCGCCGAGGCGACGTCGCGCGCCGCAGAGATGGCATCCGAGTTCGACATGCGAGTCACTTCTAGGCGCAAGGCGGCGCGGCGACAAGGGGGCTCGTCACGAAGAACAGAAAGTTCGGAAAAAATTCATCGGGCGTTCGTCGCGCGCAACCGGTTGCGCGACGAGAAAATCGATCTGGACGTATTTTTCTTTTGACAACGGCCCACCTGCGGTGCAACGTAACGGAGTCCTCACAGTTTGAAGCGGTGCGCGTCTTCGCGCAATCGGGCGGGTTAGTCACAATACGCGGAGGGACAAGTCATGATTTTGCGACGTGGGTGGTGGCTTCTCCTGGTGGCTTCTGTTCTCATGGTGTCGTCGGGTGTTGTCGGATGCGGATGCGGCGACGATGACGACGACGACAGCGGGGGCGGCGGCGACGACGATACGGACGACGACACGGATGACGATGTCGGCGACGACGACACCGGCGACGACGACACGGCGGACGACGATACCGACGATGATACGGACGATGACGCCGACGACGACACGCAGCCCCAATGTGTTGATGCCGACGGCGACACGCACGGCGAAAATTGCGACGCGGGCCCCGACTGCGACGACGCCGACGAGAACAATTGGGATTCGTGCGCGTCGTGCGTGGACAACGACGGTGACCTCGTCTTCGCGGGTTGCGATGCCTACGACACGATCGACGGGCCCGACTGCAACGACTTCGACCCCGACATGTGGCAGTTCCTCACGGGCTACACCGACGAGGACGGCGACCTGTACCCGGGCACGCCGAACGAGGTGTGCGCGGGAGGATTGCTGCCGGTCGGGTATTACCCCGAATCGACCGATTGCGACGACGCCGACATCCTCGTGAATCCCTCCGGCGTGGAACTTCCCGACGACGGTATCGATCAGGATTGCTCGGGCGAGGATTATACGTCCGCCGATTCAAACGGCTACTTCGTGGACGGCGCAGGCGGCAACGACGCGAATCCGGGAACGAAGGAGTTCCCCGTGGAAACGATCGCGCAGGGTGTGATGCTCGCCTCGGTGACGGACGGCGGAACGAACGTGTACATCGCGGAAGGCGTGTACACCGAGGACGTCACCACGACGGTCGCGTCCCTATACGGCGGATACAACGGCACGGACTGGTCGCGCGACATTGAGACCTACGAAACCGAGCTCATCGGCTCGGTCGATGCCGGTTTGACTGTCGGGGGGGCGACGGATGTCGCGGTGGACGGCATGACGCTCCGGGGCAGCGATGCGATCGCAACGAGTTCGACGGGTTTGGTCGTCATCCTTTCCAACGGCGTACGGATCAGCAATTGCCGCATCTTCGGCGGCGACGACAACACCGCGGGCGGATCTTATGGAGCGGCGGTCTTGATGACCTACGACGCCATGCTCGTGAACAACGAGATTTCCGGTGGCGAAAACGCCACGGCCGAGGCGGGTGGAATCTACGCCATCGTGGACGGATTCGACGTGGTGAACAACACGATCTCGGCGGGCGAATCGGGGGTCGGCGCGGTGGGGGCCTATGTCTATTCGCACGGCGACGCGACGATTCGCGACAACGTGGTGGACGGTGGCGAAGCGCCCGGCTCGACGATCACCTGGTTCCAGGGCAACATGACTTCTGACCGGAACGATATTCGCGGCAACACGTTCACCGCCGGCAACTCGTCGGCCGGACCGCGCATGGTCGTTTACCTCTCTTCCGCCTTGCCGGGACAGGTGCTGTTTCAGGATAACCTCGTCGAAGATGTCACATCCGCCGGACCGCTCTATCAGGGTCTGATCTTTCTAGGCCCGGCCAACCTGACGGTCGAGGGGAATCTGGTCGGCGGCTCGAGTAACGCCACGACGGCCCTGTCATACGGCGCGATCGTGGACGGCCCGGGGAACTTCCACTTCGCCAACAACATGTTCGATGGCGGGCAGGCGACGGCGAGCACGACGGCGATGATTCTCGACGTCGACGATCTGGGCGGCGCCTTGGTGAACAACACCTTCGTCGGCGGGGTCTCGGATCTCAACTCGATCGGGGTCTATGTCGATATCGACGGCGTGGGCGGCACGGCGGCGATCGACATGGTCAACAACATCATCGACGCCGGATCGGGCTCGGCGAACATCTATTCCCTGTATCTGGGCCAGGCGACGGAAGCGGGACTCATGCGCCTGCACGGCAACGACCTCACGGGCGCCTCACCCGATTGCCTCATCTACGCGAGCACCGGCGCGGAGTGCACCACGACGATCGGCGACGTGCACGATTGCGACTGGCACGACTGCGGCGCGGCGGACGGAAATCTGAACGTCAGTCCGCAGTACGTGAACGCCGCCGCGAATGACTACCACCTCGCCTCGGGCAGCGCGTTGCGCGACGCGGGAGTCAATCCGCTGATGTACGTCGCGGATCCGTTCGGGTTCGCATGGCGGGATTTCGAAGGTGATGTCCGGCCCGCGGTCTCGACGTGGGATATCGGCGCGGACGAGTTCATTCCGTAAGCGCGACGTGGCCAAACGAACGGGCGGCCCGCTTCGGCGGGCCGTTCGTCATTCCACGGTGTGGATCTCGATGCCCAGCCCGCGCGCCTTTTCGACGAACGCTGACGGGTCGTCCACAATACGCTCGGGCGCGTACACGCCGCCGGGTTTGCCGTCGAATTCACCCGCGAGCAGCCCGCGCACCGCCAGGTAGCACGGCACCGAGGTAATGTGCGCGATGTGGCCGACGTAGGTGTAGATCCGCTCGGCGAACTGGCCTTGGTGCGTGCCCGTCACCTCGATGCGCCCCACCGACTTGTTCGGGTCGCTCGACCCCGAAAACAGCGGCAGGAACGGCGACATGAACTTGAGCGTGGCCGAGCGCCGGGCGTGCGTCTTCGTGATGCCGAACTGCGAGAGGAACGAGACGAAGGGAAAGATCCACGCGGGATTCGTTCCCCCGTGCAAACTCACGTAACGCAGCCCCGGCAGGAACATCGGCAGCGTTACCGATTCGGCGTGACCCGTATAGAAAACCGGGATCTCGCAAACGGGCTCGGGGAAGTTCACGAGTTTCTTGCCGTCGCCGGTCTGCACCCACGCACGTCGGCCGTCGCGCCACTGAAGCGTCTTGCCGGTCATGAGGTGCATGACGTGCAGGATATTCGCCGGGCCGACCTTTTCGTTGCTGCCCGCGCCCCAATTCACGCGGATCTCACGCGGTGTGTCCATCGAGAGGTAACCGACCTTGGCGAGGATCTGCGTGAGGCCGGGGGAGTTGCCGAATCCGGAGAGAATCTTCACATTCGCCGCGCGGGCCGCGTCCTCGAGTTCCCAGACATTCAGGAACGCGTCGTAGTCGTCGGCGATCGAGACGTAAGGCACGCCGGCCTCGATCGCCGCCGCCGCGCAAGGTTTCTCGAACCGGTAAAATGGCCCGATGTAATTGACGACGCACTCGTGTCCGGCCATCGCGCCGACGAGCTGGTCGTGCCACGACGCGTCGACCTCGATACCGCGAAATCGCGGTCCCCACTGGGCCGCCACGGTGCGGGCGCGCTCGCCGGAGATGTCGGCGAGGGTGATGGACTCGATGACGTCGTCGTCGCGAAGAAGCGGAAGCATCGCCGCGGCCATTTCGCCGCAACCGCCGAGAAACAGCACTTTCATGATTCACCCCAAAGAAAGCATGCGCTCGCACGCGGATGCGCCGGGATGATAGGACAACGCCGCGTACGTGACCAGAGAAAACACGCGTCGTGGGCGGTTAAAACTCGAATTCGGAATTGACGACGACGAGCCGCTCGGGATCGCGCTGAACCGTTTCGCCGGCGATGTCCGTCCAGCGTTCCTCAAAGCGGTTCTCGCGCCCGTTCACGCAGAAGCGCACGCCCTCGATCGGCTTCACCCAGATTCCGGCCAGCACGCTCGTTTCCTCGTCGCGGTAGCCCTCGCCGGTGTCGGCATCGTTGGTGTCGTCCGGATCGAATCGGTCGAATCGCGCGACGAGTCCGAAGTTCGTCCACAGACGCGTATCGGCCCAGAATGACAGCACCGTGCTCGTGATTTCCGGAACGGCGAGGTCATCGCTCGTCACGTCGCGTCGGATGTATTCGCCCGTCACCGATGCGCCGAAGGCGTCGTTGAAGTTGACGTCGTACTGCGCGAGCCCCTCGAGCACCGTGTGCGCCACCTCGGGAGATTCGGCCTCGACCAGGTCGCGCCGCCAGAAGCCCATCACCTTCGCCCCCGCCATCCATCGCGACATGGCGAAGGGCGCGAGATGCACGCGCGCCTCGAACGCCTTGCCCGCGCCGGTTTCCGCCGCGCGCCCGCCCTCGCCGTTGAGCGCCGTCAGCCGGTAACCGCCGAAACCGCCCGGGAACTCGCCCCAGAGCGAAACGCCCATGTCACCGTACGGACTGCGCGAGAGCCGCCGGTCGAACATCGGATACTCCTGCACATACCGATGACGCCAGAATTTCGAGATGCCCGACGTGTAGGCGTCGGAGATCAGGCCGAAGTCGAGCTGCAGGTAGCGGAACTGCGTGTAACGCAGGTATGCCTTGTAAACGATCACGTCGTACGAGCCGCTGCGCGCCGTTCCGTAGTCGCGGAGCACTTCGACCTGCGACTCGTCCTCGGGGGTGGCGGGGTCATCCGCCTCGCCCGAATCGACCATGGCGGTTTCGAGATCGCGCGTGCGCACCGCGCCGAAGATCAAGTGCCCGCCCCAGCGCTCGGTCAACTGCCCGTCGAGGCCGATCCAGATGCGGTTCAGTTCAAAAGCGGAACGGTCGTTGTCGCCGAATCGTGGGTCGTGTTCGTTGTAGCCTGAGACATTGTACTCGTAGTTCGCGAAGACCTCGGCCCAGGGTTCGACTTCAACCGGTCTTGCGTCGGCCGCGCCGGCAAACACCGTGACGACGAATACCGCCGCCACCATTGCCCGAACACGAAGGTGCACCATGGTTTCGCCCACCCGCCGTTCTCCGCAATACAAGGGAAGCCCCGAAGAAATCGACGCAGCATAGCGTTCGGTCGTGGGGGAGTCCACCAAATCGGCTGCGGTCGACATCCCCTGCCTCCGCGCCCAAAAATCCAAAAAGCTCGCGGAGTTACTGAGCCATTCGCGCTCTGAAAAAAACGTGTGATGTCCTGCGTCCGGGGTTCGGCAAATAATCTCTGCCCCGGCCGGGATGGATTGGCGAGGGTTTGGGAGTTGGGTCGCTTCGATACGCGCGTCGTCCGCGCCGCAAATCATAGTCACATTTTCATTGACAACCGTAATCGACCTGTGTCACCGTCAGTGATATTTTCCGGTGAACGCGCTCGGACAGCTTTGAAACGAGACGCTTCGTCGAATGATCGGGAACCCGAAAACCATCGCCCTCCGCGCCTTCAACGCACCAATTTGGTTGTGCATCTTCGCGGTGCACCTCGCGCTCGTTTTTCTTCTCCTCCCCGCCTGCGATTGTGAATCGCCCGATTCATCCGACGAAGCCTTGGCGAAGTCGGACGACGATTCCTCCGATGACGACGCCGACGACGACGCGGGCACGACGACCACCACGTCGCCGACCACAACAACCGGACCATCGACCAGTTCCACGACGACCGTCGTGCCGACGAGCTCGACCACGACCACGATCCCCGGTTCGGGCACGGCGTGCGATCCGTTTCGCTACACCGCCGTCGACGGCCCGGACGTTCCCGATTTCGGCCCGTGGCCCGAATACACGATCGGCGCGATCACATATCGGCAGTATATCTCCGGCAGCGCGGGCGTGGGACGGAACGCCGTAGCACTCGATGCCGACGGACGCACGTGGGTGTTCGGCATGGTCGG
Above is a window of Deltaproteobacteria bacterium DNA encoding:
- a CDS encoding diadenosine tetraphosphatase, translated to MSSSLSRNAESAAHSNACAQCGFSLWLPIAALDVSTLGLYNDARFPGRCILALNDHAEDFALIPEKLAFEFVLDARHAARAIAIAMKVPRVNYAILGNAEPHVHFHLIPRNPSDDPVPNRSPWNHPDPVRKLAPDLRDEIRSGIAAALEHLRNPNTRD
- a CDS encoding nucleotidyltransferase domain-containing protein — its product is MPSALHSDIREAAEALDISVDHLESAAVRADQIVRDAESELTKACPPAGDESPYDVVVLGSVARGEVTVGSDVDYLVIAYALPPMGHLDFSHKLLKSMDNFVNNYSKETALKAPGATGIFGKVVAAADLFERIGLEQDTNLTQTRRVLLYEESRSIYRPDLWDQLIQSIIGRYLHDNPHKNGPPRFLINDTIRYWRTLAVDYQAKRWDMLKPDWGLRYLKLIITRKLTFAGTMASLLLTEDPARVWLHDQFRKPPLARLAQLHSRLEKPFDEDLRTVLEVAEEFVGALGQDEFRIRVRKVESPADSGIVPEFDRFRKMAQERLQPSLERLFFESGLLKEKSRKYLSF
- a CDS encoding amidohydrolase, with the translated sequence MTDAPRGTDAPRIIDVWMQHPNLAFANHPIFESLRRWMGVTSFVDTVPIEVTLGAMDAAGIQKGLICAWWGPGGPLITNDEVAALVAANPDRFAAVASVDLYRPMEAVRELRRLVKQRGFIAVRQLPWFWNLPPTDRHFYPIYTECVELGIPICVQVGHTGPLHPSEPGRPIPYIDEVALDFPELTIVCGHIGYPWTQEMIAVATKHPNVYIDTSAYTVRRYPRELVEYMRTNGKRKVLFGSNYPMIAPTVCLEHLDDLGLDDERRELFLWGNAERVFRIGA
- a CDS encoding DUF4346 domain-containing protein produces the protein MSNSDAISAARDVASAREKLRLAIDAPKCRVCGCLAESIAGLAAIDGVRAHLADLLDEAVLAMEPRRYDCLGCAECWPVQALALFGPDGPPSPIKPAHAGEPPLPGDYRLLNTGAPVAVCTLGSPDLPAEIERAASPHIAMAGTMYTENLGIERVIANTLAQPHLRFLIVCGEDAKRAVGHFPGRSLLALAKNGVNGDGAIVGAPGKRAVLRNVTREQIELFRNQVEMIDRVGLADADAIASLAGELAARNPGPFEGVAGYSRPAAIVAGRPGKLVKDPAGFLVIYPDRARGCIVLEHYSAEGLLGDVIEGIDAQWIYLESLARNHVSRMDHAAYMGVELARAQRALERGEPYVQDRAPGDLDEDE
- a CDS encoding right-handed parallel beta-helix repeat-containing protein is translated as MILRRGWWLLLVASVLMVSSGVVGCGCGDDDDDDSGGGGDDDTDDDTDDDVGDDDTGDDDTADDDTDDDTDDDADDDTQPQCVDADGDTHGENCDAGPDCDDADENNWDSCASCVDNDGDLVFAGCDAYDTIDGPDCNDFDPDMWQFLTGYTDEDGDLYPGTPNEVCAGGLLPVGYYPESTDCDDADILVNPSGVELPDDGIDQDCSGEDYTSADSNGYFVDGAGGNDANPGTKEFPVETIAQGVMLASVTDGGTNVYIAEGVYTEDVTTTVASLYGGYNGTDWSRDIETYETELIGSVDAGLTVGGATDVAVDGMTLRGSDAIATSSTGLVVILSNGVRISNCRIFGGDDNTAGGSYGAAVLMTYDAMLVNNEISGGENATAEAGGIYAIVDGFDVVNNTISAGESGVGAVGAYVYSHGDATIRDNVVDGGEAPGSTITWFQGNMTSDRNDIRGNTFTAGNSSAGPRMVVYLSSALPGQVLFQDNLVEDVTSAGPLYQGLIFLGPANLTVEGNLVGGSSNATTALSYGAIVDGPGNFHFANNMFDGGQATASTTAMILDVDDLGGALVNNTFVGGVSDLNSIGVYVDIDGVGGTAAIDMVNNIIDAGSGSANIYSLYLGQATEAGLMRLHGNDLTGASPDCLIYASTGAECTTTIGDVHDCDWHDCGAADGNLNVSPQYVNAAANDYHLASGSALRDAGVNPLMYVADPFGFAWRDFEGDVRPAVSTWDIGADEFIP